The Aliidongia dinghuensis genome contains the following window.
CCTGCGGCTGCGCGAAGAAGGCCCTGGGATCGACCAGCGCCGCCTCGATGTCGATTTGAACAGGTCCTGGGGTCACTGTTCAATTCCTTCTAGGGAGATCTCCACAATAGCACGATTGACCGCCAACCGCATCCAAGGTCGGAGCCCCGGCGCGCCGGCCTCCTTCGGGCCTACCCCCCAGTTCGCGGCCGCGGCCAAGCTCGCCGAGGTCGGCCCGTCGTCGCCGAAGTCGTCGCAGAACAAGCTCGGGCGCCTGATCGCCCTGGACGGCGCCACGGTCAAGGGCGTCGGTGGCGCGGTCACCTGCGTCATTCGGTCAATCAACGCCAATGCGCCGAAGCGGTGGCATGGGCTTGGTTGCTGCAAGCTGGAATAGGTAGGAAGCGGTCTGTCTGGTTTCCGTTGCCATGAGGCGAAACCGGACACTCAAGATTCCGGTCGGCCCGGCCGGATCTGACCCGAAGCGGCCCATGGCGCGGTGCGATTCGAGCGGTCGGCTCGGGATGAGGAGTTCCGCCGAAAGCTCTGCTTCTCTTGGTGTTGTTTCATTTGACACGCGCTAAGCTGAACCCGCCGGGATGCGCGACAACTGGTTGCGTTCGTTTAATAGGTCGGACTGGTCGCATGACGTATCACGCGCGATATGAAGCAGGCGAATACATTGCGGTCTGGCAGGAGTTGACGGCGCTCGGGGCCTCGGTCCGCGCCCCAGCGCTGATCGAGGATGCCCGAGCGGTCGCCGACGCGACAATGACTCGGGTAGCGGAGAACGTCGATCGCATCATCGATCGGCTAGCAACTCATTCCTATCAGTTCGACGTCTATCCCGATGGCACGGTGCCTGCGGCAACGCTCCGGGCTCATGGTCACCCCGACGCCACCCTGCTGGCCGATGTCCTCGAACTGGAGAAACGGGTGGGGCCGATTCCCCTGTCCCTTTGTGCGTTCTGGCAGGTCGTCGGTACAGTCTCGCTGATTGGCTGCGCGCCAGAAGGCTGGCCAGACTATAGCGATCCATTGTTTGTCTCGCCGCCCGACTATGCTCTACTCGACCTACTTGATTGGGAGCAGAGCGGGAATCCGGACGGCGTCTTCATGTGCCCGCTCGCGCCGGATGTCCTGCACAAGGACAACGTCAGCGGCGGCGCAGCATACGCTATCGCTCTTCCGGACCCAGGTGCCGACGCGACATTTCATGAAGAATGGCGAGGGATCGGTTTCGTACCATATCTACGCGTCGCGATTCTGGAATGGGGCGGTTTCCCGGGCCTTGCGCAGGACAATCCCCAGGACAAGTGGCGTCGCAAGGACCTCTGTGCCCCGACGCCGCCCTGGTTCGGCGAACTGACCCTGGATCTCCTGCCTTTCTAGGATAACGGTTTTTCGGCCACTGGGGCGACCTGCCGGTCCGGGCGCATGGCTGCTGGATCGACGGGGGCTCGATCGGCAGCGCGTGCACCCCGTTCAGCGAACTGCCGCTGTTGGCGTACCTTGGTCGCGCGCGGCCTGTCCCCAAATGTCCGCCTTCGGCGCGCAGCTGCGGGCGCAGGAATGACAACAGTGGGTCGTGAGCAGTCAGGAGAAAGCGGCCCGCTCCCGTCCTTCCACCCCGCCGCTATCATCTCTCCTCAATCGGCATCCCCAGCACCGCCTCGCCCAAACTGCCTGATTCGTCCTTGAGGCCGACACCCGAAAGGCCGCGGCGGCGCATTTCGCGCAGGAGATAGGCGAGCTTGAACGCCGCGTCCGGATAGCCGACCCCTTCGGGCCGGATGTTCGAGATGCAGTTGCGGTCGGCATCGGTGGTGGCGGGCGTGGGCCGCCAGGTGACGTAGGCGCCGAGGCTGTCCGGGGCCGACAGGCCCGGCCGCTCGCCGATCAGCATGACGACGGCCGCGGCGCCGAGGGCGGCCGCCACCGCGTCGCCGATCGCGACGCGGCCTTGGCTCACGAGCACGAGCGGCGCCAGGCGCCAATGTTCGGCTGCGAGCGCCGGCAGCAGCGCGCCGAGCAGCGGTGCCGCATGCCGCTCGATCGCCTGGGCCGAGAGCCCGTCCGCCACGGTGATCACCAGATCGGCGGTGCCGGCATGAGACGCCAATGTCTCGCGCGCCGCCGGGGCCAACTGCCGGCCGAGATCGGGCCGCATCAGATAGGTCGGCCGGTCCGGTGCTGCACTCTCGACCGTCAGCACCGGCATGCCGAAGCCAGCGAATGCCGCCGTAAGTGCCCGGAAATCGGCGGCCTGGTGGACGGCGTCGCGGGCGCGGGCGTGGGCCAGGCGGAACTCCAGGAGCGGCGGCGTGGCGAGCGAGGCGCCGCTGCGGGCGAGCCCGATGCGCGCGGTCGTGAGCGTGCGCAGCTTCGACCAGGTAACACTGGCTGAGGCGTCACCGGGGGTGGCCGGCGGTTTCGCGCGGCTCATCGGTCAGGCCGCCGGCAGGAGCTGGCGTAGCCGCTCCGGCAGGTCGCGCGGGCGGACATGGCCGGCCTTGTCGAGCAGGCCTTGCCCGTCGAGCCAGGCCTCGAACTCCGGCGCCGGCCGGCGGCCCAACAGGTCGCGCATGGCAAGCGCGTCGTGGAACGACGTGCTCTGGTAGCCCAGCATGACGTCGTCGGCACCGGGCACGCCCATGATGAAATTGACGCCCGCCGCGGTCAGCAGGGTCAGGAGCATGTCCATGTCGTCCTGGTCGGCCTCGGCATGGTTCGTGTAGCAGACGTCGCAGCCCATCGGCAGGCCCAGGAGCTTGCCGCAGAAATGGTCCTCAAGCCCGGCGCGGATGATCTCCTTGCCGTCATAGAGATATTCCGGGCCGATGAAACCCACGACCGTATTGACGAGCAGCGGCTGGAAGGCGCGGGCGACCGCATAGGCGCGCGCCTCGAGCGTCTGCTGGTCGACGCCATGATGCGCATTGGCCGACAGCGCCGAGCCCTGGCCGGTCTCGAAGTACATGACATTGTCGCCGACCGTGCCGCGCCGGAGCGAGAGTGCGGCGTCACGCGCCTCGGCGAGCAGCGCCAGATCGATGCCGAAGCTGCGGTTCGCGGCCTCCGTGCCGGCGATCGACTGGAACACGAGGTCGACCGGGGCCCCGGCGCGCATGAGCTCGAGCGTGGTCGTGACATGGGTCAGGACGCAGCTCTGCGTCGGGATGTCGAGCTTCTGCCGGATCTCGTCCAGGAGCCTGAGCAGCGAGAGGATATGGCTCGGGCTGTCCGTCGCCGGGTTGATGCCGATGGTGGCATCGCCCGAGCCCAGCAGCAGCCCGTCGAGGATGCTGGCGGCGATGCCGCGCGGATCGTCGCTCGGATGGTTCGGCTGCAGCCGGGTCGAAAGGCGGCCCGCGAGCCCGATCGTGTTGCGGAAGCGCGTCACCACCTGGCATTTCGCCGCGATCACCATCAGGTCCTGCACGCGGGCGAGCTTGGCGACGGCGGCGGCCATTTCGGGCGTGATGCCGGGCGCGATCGTCGCCAGCACCTCGGGCGTCGCTGTATCCGACAGGAGCCAGTCGCGGAAGCCGCCGACCGTCAGATGGGCGATCGGCGTGAAGGCGGCGGCGTCGTGGCTGTCGATGATGAGGCGCGAGACCTCGTCGGCCTCGTAGGGAATGACCAGGTCTTCGAGGAAAGTCTTGAGCGGCAGATCGGCGAGCGCGAACTGGGCCGCGACCCGCGTCTCGGCCGTGGGGGCGGCCAGGCCCGCGAGCCGGTCGCCGCTGCGCGCCGGCGTTGCGTGCGCCAGGAGTTGGGCCAGGCTGTCGAACACATGGCGCTCGCCGCCGACGATTGCCGCATACATGGCGGATCGCGTCTCCCTTTAGGTGGCCGGGCTCAGGTGACCGGGGCGGTCCGGCGCCGGGTCGTGCGCCGGCGCGCCCAGGCCATGGCCAGGAACAGTGCGACGCTCAGGCCGGTGACCATGGTCGAGACCGCCGCGATGGTCGGGTTGATCGAGAATTGCATGCTGAGCCACATCTTGACCGGCATGGTAGTGGCACCCGGGCTCGCGAGGAACAGCGCGATCACGATCTCGTCGAACGAGACCATGAAGGCGAAGAGTGCCCCCGCCATGACACCTGGCCGGATGATCGGCAGGGTGACCCGGAAGAAGATGGTGAGCGGCCCCGCGCCCAAGGTCCGCGCCGCCCGCTCGAGCGTCACCGGATAGCCCTGCAGGCTCGCATGCACGTTCACCAGCACGAACGGAAAGGCGAGGATCGTCTGGCCCAGCACGATCGCGGCCCAGGAGCCCACGAGATGCAGGGTGCTGAAGTAGAAATAGAGTGCGAGCGCCAGGACCACGACCGGCACCATCAGCGGCGACAGCATGAGGCCGAACACGAGCGACTTGCCGCGGAAGCGCAGGCGGCTCAAGGCAAGCGCCGCCGCCGTGCCGAGCGGCACCGCCAGGATCGTGACGGCGATGGCGATCACGAAGCTCATGCGCGCAGCATCCAGCCAGTCGGGGCTCGCCCAGAAATTCTGGTACCAGCGCAGCGACAGGTTGCGCGGCGGGAAATGCAGGTACTGATCGCCGTTGAACGACAGCGGCACGATGATCAGCGTCGGGATGACGAGGAAGCCCATGACCGTGCGGGCGCACCAGGCGACCCAGGTCGAGGTTTGGGCAAGGCGGCGTGCGCTCATGATCTGCCTCTCACGAGCCGGCCGGCACGAGCTGGTCCAGCCGGGCGAAGCGGCTGTAGATGACCAGCAGGATGCCGGTGATGACGATCAGGATGAGCGACAGCACGGCGGCCATGTCCCAGTCGCCGAGCGTGAACACCTCCTGCTGGATCAGCACGCCGATCATGGTCTGGCTGCGCCCGCCCATGAGCGCCGGCGTCACGAAATATCCGAGACCCATGATGAACACGAGCAAGCTCGCGGCCGACAGGCCCGGCAGGCTCAGCGGGAAGAACACGCGCCAGAACGCGCGGGTCGGGCTCGCCCCCAGCACCTGCGCCGTCAGGATCAGCCGCGGCTTGATGCCGACCATGACGCCATACATGGTGATGATGGCATAGGGCAGCAGGATCTGGCCCATGCCGACCACCGTGCCGAACGCGTTGAACATGAGATGCACCGGCGCCTCCGTGACGCCGGCGCCCATCAGCGCCGAATTGACGATGCCGCTGTCCTGCAGCAGCGCGATCCAGGCGTAGGTCCGCACAAGCAGGCTGGTCAGCAGCGGGAACATCACCAAGAGCAGGTATTTGCCCGCCCGTTCGGCCGGCAGGCGCGACAGGAAATAGGCGGTCGGATAACCCAGCAGGATGGCGATCGCCGTCACTTCGAGCGAGACCTTGAACGTGATCATGAGCACGCGCTCGACACCCTCGTCGGTGAGCGCGTCCCAGAGCGTCGACCAACCCTGACCGAGGCTCGACTGAAAAGGCGTCCCCAAGGTCAGCGCGATCGGCACGACATAGACCACGAGGAGATAGAGCACGGCTGGCAAGATCAGCCAGCTGATGGTCGGTCTCATGGCCTCTCTCCTCTTGGGATCGGTCAGCGGGTGAGCCAGCTGCTGAACTGGCGGTAGCTGCTCTTCATGTTCGGCGTCCACCAGCCCATGTCGACGACGAGCGCGTGGGTCAGGTTCTCCTGGGTCGGCATGTTCTTGGCCATCGCCGGGTCGATCTGGCTGAACGCCTGGTTATTCACCGGCACCAGCGCGATGGCGTTGGCGATCTTCGCCTGCACGTCGGGGCGCATGGCATAGGCGATGAGTTTCATCGCGTTGGCCGCATGCGGGGCACCCTTCAGCACGGTGTAGTAGTCGTGATGGATCAGCGCCCCGTCCCAGACGAAGCCGATCGGCTGGCCGTCCTTGATCGCGGCCACGACCCGGTTGTTCCAGGCAATGCCGAGGCAGGCGGTGCCTTCGGCCACGAGCTGGACCGACTGGGCGCCGGTATCCCAGAAATTGACGATCGACGGCTGGATCTTGTCGAGCTGCTTGTAGGCGAGCTTCAGGTCGACCGGATAGACTTTGGCCGGCTCGACGCCGCTCGACATCACGGCCATCTCGAGATCGTCGACCGGCACGTTGCGCATGGTCCGCCGGCAGGAATAGGTCTCGGTGTTCCACCACTCCGCCCAGGAGCGCGGCGGCTTCGTGACCTGCTTCGTGTTGTAGGTCATGACCGTGCCGTAGGTGTATGAGGCGACCGCGTCGTCGGTCGCGGCCCCCGGCGTCAGGTCCGCCTTCGGAATGACCTTCCAGTCGAGCGGCAGCAGCAGATGGTCGGCCTCGGCCTGGGTCACGTCCTGGTCGGACGCCATGAACACGTCCCAGGCGATGTTGCCCGACTTCGCCATGGCCTCGGCCTTGCCGATGGTCGAGGTGTCGTCGGCCGTCACATGGATCCCCGTCTCCTTGGAGAACGGGTCGAACAGGACCTTGGTCAGCACCTCCTGGATCGACCCGCCCCAGGACGCCACGACGACTTCATTGTCGGCGGCGGTGGCCGGGCCGGCCAAGGACAGAGTCAAGGCGCCGGCCGCAAGGCCCAGAACGGTGCCGGCAGGCCGGCGGGAAAGGCGATGGCGTTTCGTCATGATGCTTCTCCGTCCAATGTCCGAGAGGTGCTGAGTTCAGGGTTCAAGAGGCGAGCAGGACCATGTCCTCGGCGGCCCAGCCGAGCATGACCGGCTCGCCGTCGCGGCCGGGCGGGCTCTTGCCCGGGCTGCGCAGGATCACGCTCTGGCCGCCACCCGCGAGCTCGACGCGCACGGAGCAGATCTCGCCGCGATAGATCGTCTCGCGGATCGTGCCCGGCAGTGCCACACCGTCGGTTCCGGCGCCGTGGTCGGGCAGGATGCGGATATGCTCCGGCCGGACCACGGCGGTGATGCCGGCCGATGCCGGCAGCTCCCGTTCCGACGGCACCTCGATCTGGGCCTGCTCCAGGAGCGCCACGTCATAGAGGTAGCCGCCGCCGCCGTTGCGCCGCGCCAGCACGCGCGCCGGCAGGAAGTTCGATTCACCGACGAAGCCCGCGACAAAGGCCGAGGCCGGCCGTTCGTAAATCTCCGTCGGCGTGCCGACCTGCACGATCTCGCCTTCGTTGAAGACGCAGATGCGGTCGGACATGGTCAGGGCCTCACCCTGGTCGTGCGTGACATAGAGCGTGGTGATGCCGAGTTCCTTCTGGATGTGCTTGATCTCGATCTGCATGCGGTCGCGCAGCATCCGGTCGAGTGCCCCCAGCGGCTCGTCCATCAGCAGGATCGACGGCCGGTAGACCACGGCACGGGCGATCGAGACGCGCTGCTGCTGCCCGCCGCTCATCTGGGCCGGAAAGCGCCGGGCGAATTTCGCGAGCCCGACCATCTCCAGCGCCTCGCCCACCTGCCGGGTGATCTCGGCCCGCGGCACGCCGCGCATTTCGAGCGGAAAGGCGATGTTCTCCTCGACCGTCAGGTGCGGGAACAGCGAGTAGTCCTGGAACACCATGCCGATGTTGCGCTTCTCCGGCGCCACATGGGTGATGTCCCGGCCGGCGACCTCGATGCGCCCCTCGGTCGGTTCGACAAAGCCCGCGACCATCGACAGCGTGGTCGTCTTGCCGGAGCCGCTCGGTCCGAGGAACGTCACGAACTCGCCGGCGGCAATGTCGAGCGAGACCTGCCGCACGCCGATCGCACCGGATCCGTAGGATTTCTGCACGTCGATCAAGCGCAAGTAGCTCACGGCGCCATCCCTGTTGGTCGATAGATCGCCGCCCTGGCTTGCCGAAGTGCCATGCCGAGGCGGCTCGTTTGCGACGATGTCTTTCGCGTTAATCGCGCCCATGATTGCATGACAATCTGTTGGATAAGACGATCTTGTATGACCGTACAATTGGCTCAGTCGTACTGTCAACAGGAAAGAGCGGGTCAGCCATGCGTTTTCCATGGCGATAGGATTTTCGAATAACTAGTTGATTTATAACAATACAACCAAGATTGATCGCGGCGAACCACCTCTGCAAGCGAATTGCGACGTAAACGACGCCACCAGTCAAACAGGCTTGCTCCGTACATTGTCTGAGCATACAAAGGAGAAGGAATCGAGACAGGATCTGCCGTGGATACCGAGCCTTCATCCTTTCTGGCGAGTTTGCGGTTTGCTCCAGACGAGCAGCCGATCTATCGCCAGCTGGTCGACGCGATCGCGGAGCGGATTGCCAATGGGGAGCTGCTCGCGGGCGAGCGATTGCCGCCGCAGCGCGAGATCGCCCGTGCTCTCAATATCAACCTGACGACGGTGACGCGGGCGCTCTCCGTGCTGCAGCAGCGCGGCCTGGTCGAGGGCCGTCCCGGGCGCGGCACCGTGGTCGCCGCCAAGCGCGGCGGCGAGGAACAGTCGTTCCGCTCGGCGCCGACCGACGAGAGCGGTCTGATCGATCTGTCGGTCAATCGGCCGGCGACCTCGGCCTATCCGGAAGCGCTGGCCAAGATCCTGCCGCGCCTGCCCAGGGACAAACGCTTTCCAACGCTCCAGGATTATCAGACGCCCGAGGGGCCGCTCTGGGCGCGCAGTGCCGCGGCCGCCTGGCTGGCGCCGATCGCCGGCGACGGCGATCCGGGTCGGGTGTTGCTGACCGACGGCGCGCAGCATGCGCTCGCCTGCGTGCTGGCCGCGGTGACCCAGCCGGGCGACCTGATGCTGGCTGACGCCATCACCTACCAGGGCATGAAGGCGCTCTGCCAGTCGCGCGGCGTCGAGCTGCGCGGGCTGCCGATGGATCGCCAAGGCATGCTGCCCGACGCGTTCGAGCATGCCTGCGCCCACGGCCGGCCGCGCGCGGTCTTCCTGGTGCCGAGCCTGCACAACCCCACGACCGTGACGCTGCCCCTGGAACGGCGCGAAGCGATCATCAAGACGGCGCGCCAGCACAATGTCCTGATCATCGAAGATGACGTCTACGGCCCGCTGCTCGACGAGCGGCTGCCGTCGTTCGCCACACTCGAGCCGGAGCTGACAATCCATGTCAGCGGCTTCTCGAAATGCGTGGCGCCCGGCTTGCGCATGGGCTTCCTGGCCTCGCCCCGGGCGCTCATGATGAAGATCGCGGCGGCGCTCAGGACCGATTGCTGGTGCATCAGCCCGCTCTCGGCGCTCGTCGGCACCCTGCTGCTCGAGGAAGGCCTGATCGACGACCTGATCACGCAGCAGAAGGACGAACTACGCCTCCGTCAGGAACTGGTGCGGACGGTGCTGGGCCGCTTCGACGTCCAGACGCACGACACTTCGACCCACGCCTGGCTGCATCTGCCGGAGCCGTGGCGTGGCCCGCTGTTCGTGCGCGTCTCTCATCGCGAGGGAGTCGGCGTGCTCGGCGGCGATGCCTTCGCGGTCGGCCGCCAAGCCGTGCCGGACGCGGTGCGCATCAACGTGGCGGCCGCCCGCTCGCGTGAGGATCTGCGCCGGGGGCTCGAGATCCTGGCCGGCCTCATGGGATCCGGCCAGCTCCACTTGAACGACGTCGCCTGAGCGATCCATGGAGAACGAGCGGTCCAAGGTCGAGGTCGCGGTCGTCGGGGCCGGCATCATCGGGCTTGCGATAGCATGGCGCCTCGCCGCCGAGGGCCGCGAGGTTCTGCTGATCGATGCCGAGACGTGCCCGCTGCCCGCCTCGGCCGGCAATGCTGGAACGATCGCCGCCTACAACAATGCGCCGGTCGGCTCGCCGGGCGTGCTGCGCAGCCTGCCGCATCTGCTGACCCATGCCGACAGCCCGTTCACCATGCGCTGGGCGGGGCTGCCGGCGCTCACCCCTTGGCTTCTCCGCTTCCTCCGCGAATGCCTGCCGGCGCGCGCCCGGGCCAATGCAGCGGCCCTGGCCTCGTTGCTGCACGATTCGCTCGAGGCCTGGCACGAGCTTGCCGATGCGACCGGGACCGCCGATCTGTTGCGGCGGAATGGGGCGCTCTACGTGTTCCCGAGCGAGGCGGCCTTTGCCGGCGCCGCCTGGCCGCGCGAGCAACGGGCGGCCGCCGGCATCCGCCAGCAGATCGTCGGTCCCCGGGAGATCACCGCGCTCGAACCCGCCCTTCAGGCTCCGACCGGACCGGGCATCTTCTTCCCGGAGGCGACCCATATCGTCGAGCCTGCGGAACTGCTGCGGCGGCTGCGCCTCGCGGTCACCTCGGCCGGCGTGCGGCTCGTGACGGGCAGGGTCGATCGCCTCGAGCGCGGGGCGCCGTCGATCCTGCTCGCGGGCCCCGGTCTCGCGGTCGAGGCTGACCGCGTCGTCATCGCGGCCGGCGCCTGGTCGCGGACGCTCGCGCGCCAGGCCGGCGACGCCGTGCCGCTCGACACCGAACGCGGCTATCACGTCGAATATGCGCTGGCGACGCCGCCCTTCTCGCGGCCGGTCTGCCCGATCCAGTTCGGTGTCTATGTAACGCCGATGGCGGGCCGGCTCCGCGCGGCCGGCACGGTCGAGCTGGGCGGTCTTGCGCGACCGCCCGACCCCCGCCGTCCGGCGCTGCTCGACCGGGCAGCCCGCAGTCTGCTGCCGGACCTGCCACCGCCGACATCCCACTGGATGGGGTTTCGGCCGTCCTTGCCGGACTCGCTGCCGGTCATCGGCCGGGCGCGCGGCGAGCCCCGGGTGGTCCATGCCTTCGGTCATGGTCATCTGGGACTGACGCTCGCCGCCGTCACTGCGCGGCATGTGGCGGATCTCTTAAGCGACCGCGAGCCCGCGGCGGTGCTTAGGGCGTTTTCTCCGCAGCGCTTCTAGGGGCGGCCAGAGGGTCGACACATGGCGCCAGGCGCACGAATAAGCTGCAAATGATGCGCGTTCCGCCATGAGAGGCAAGGGACTAGGTCTGAGGCCGCTCCGTTTCCGGAGCTGCCAGAAAGGGAGTTCCTGTTGAAGCCGATCATGGAAGCGCGAGATGAAGCGGCCGCTGAACGGGTGACGCTGGCGCCCGCGGTCCGCTGGGCGCTCGTCAGCCTGTCCCTGTCCATGCTGATGCCGTCGCTCGACACCAGCATCGCCAACGTCGGCCTGCCGACGCTGGCTCAAGCATTTGCCGCTTCCTTCCAGGAAGTTCAGTGGATCGTGCTCGCTTATCTTCTCGCCATCACTACGCTGATCGTCAGCGTCGGGCGGCTCGGCGACCTTGTCGGCCGTCGGCGGTTGCTGCTGGCCGGCATCGGTCTGTTCACGGCGGCCTCCGTCATCTGCGGTCTGGCGCCAACGCTCTGGCTGCTGATCGCTGCGCGGGCGGCACAGGGCCTTGGTGCCGCCATCATGATGGCGCTGACGGTCGCCATGGTCGGTACCACGGTTCCGAAGGCGCGGACCGGCAGCGCCATGGGGCTGCTGGGCACAATGTCCGCAATCGGCACCGCGCTTGGGCCCTCGCTCGGCGGCGTGCTGATCGCCGGGTTCGGCTGGCGGACGATCTTTCTCGTCAATGTGCCGCTGGGCATCCTCAATTTTCTGCTCGCGCAGCGCCATCTGCCCGCTGATCGTCGGGAACCGAACGCCGAGCGGGCCGGCTTCGACACGATCGGCACGGTGCTCCTCGCGCTGACGCTTGCGGCCTATGCCCTCGCCATGACGATCGGGCGCGGCCGCTTCGGTCCGCTCAACATGGCGCTGCTGCTGGCCGCCGTGCTCGGCGGCGGCCTCTTTGTCCTCGCCGAGGCGAGGGCCGCCTCGCCGTTGCTCCGCCTGGCCATGTTCCGCAACCCGACGCTGGGCGTGTGCCTCATCATGGGGACGCTCGTCGCGACGGTGATGATGGCGACGCTGGTGGTCGGACCATTCTACCTCTCGCGGGCGCTGGGCTTGAGCGAGGCCCTCGTCGGCATCACGATGTCGATCGGCCCGACGATCTCCACGCTGAGCGGTGTTCTCGCCGGTCGTCTGGTCGACCGTCTGGGCGCGCCGCTCGTCATCATCATCGGCCTCGTCGAGATGGCGGCCGGCGCCTTTGCCCTGTCCGTGTTTCCGGCGATGTTCGGCATTGCGGGCTACATTGGTGCCATCCTCATCCTGACGCCCGGCTACCAGCTGTTCCAGGCGGCCAACAACACGGCCGTCATGATGGACGTGAGCCCGGGCGAGCGGGGCGTCGTGTCCGGCATGCTCAGTCTGTCGCGCAACCTCGGGCTCACCACGGGCGCTGCCGTCATGGGCACGGTATTTGCGCTGGCATCGGCGACGACGGACGTCACGGCGGCACCGCCCGAGGGCGTCGCCGCCGGCCTGCGAGTCACGTTCGCCGTCGCGGCGCTGCTGATCGTGGCCGCTCTCGCCGCTGCGGTCGCGCGCCATGTCCTCGCGGCGCGCCGTTTGCTCCCGGACGACGCTGCGTTGTGACTCAGCCCCCGGACTCAGCTCCCGGGACTCAGCCCTCTGGCGATGAACGGGCGAGTTGCTCCGTGCAAGCATCGCGGACGCATCCGCGCAGCCAGCGATGCACCGGATCGGCATCGAGCCGCGGATGCCAGAGCAACGAAATCGTGAGTTCCGGCACGACGACCGGCAGGGGGAAGCTGACCATGCCGGTGCGCAGGCCGTCCGTGTGCCGCTCGGGGACCGTGGCGATGAGGTCGGAGGCCCGCGCGAGCGCCAGCGCGGTCGAAAAGCCGCCGACGATCGTCGCGATGTTCCGCTCCAGCCCGAGCGTCGCCAAGGCTTCGTCGATCGGTCCTCGGTCGAGGCCTCGTCGCGAGACGTAGATGTGTTGCCCGTGCGCATAACGGGTGGGCGTGATCTCACCTTGGCCGAGCGGGTGCGCCGGCCGGACGACGCCGATGAAACGGTCCTGGAACAATGCTTGCGCACGCACTTCCGGGCTCATCGTGTCCCCGACGACGCCGGTTTCCAGATCGACCATGCCGTCGCGCAGCGGCGTGCTGTCCTTGTCCGGCTTCTGCACGAAGCGCAGTCGCACGCCGGGTGCTTCCCGGCCGACACGGGCAATGAGCTCCGGTCCGAAAGTCTCGACGAAGCCCTCGCTCGTCCGGAGCGTGAAGGTGCGAACGAGCTCTTGAAGACTGGGTTGGGCGGCCGGGCGCAGCGCCGCTTCGCCGTCCTGCACGAGTTGCCCGACGCGCTCGCGAAGCTCGAGCGCCCGGGGTGTGGGGACGAGGCCGCGTCCGGCCCTGACCAGCAGTGGATCACCCGTTGTCTCGCGCAATCGTGCCAGCGCCCGGCTCATCGCCGACGGGCTGAGCCGCAGCCTTCGGGCCGCGCGCGCGACGCTGCCTTCCGCGAGCAGCACATCAAGCGTGACGAGCAGGTTGAGGTCAGGGCGCGACATGCCGCGACCGTAGCACAGCCTGATCCTGACATGGCGTCAAACGCACGCATGGGATGCGAGCGCTGAATCTTCCGCCCTGTCGGCGGTCAGCCGGTCTTGCGCCGACGGGCGACCAAGGCACCGAGCCCCGCGATCCCGCCGGCGAGCAGCGCCAGCGCTCCCGGCTCCGGCACCGACGTCGAGGTCCCGGAGAACGTCAATTCGGCCGAGTTCAGCCTGACGGCACCCGACGTCGTCTGGAAAGAATAGGCGAGATCC
Protein-coding sequences here:
- a CDS encoding ABC transporter permease, whose protein sequence is MSARRLAQTSTWVAWCARTVMGFLVIPTLIIVPLSFNGDQYLHFPPRNLSLRWYQNFWASPDWLDAARMSFVIAIAVTILAVPLGTAAALALSRLRFRGKSLVFGLMLSPLMVPVVVLALALYFYFSTLHLVGSWAAIVLGQTILAFPFVLVNVHASLQGYPVTLERAARTLGAGPLTIFFRVTLPIIRPGVMAGALFAFMVSFDEIVIALFLASPGATTMPVKMWLSMQFSINPTIAAVSTMVTGLSVALFLAMAWARRRTTRRRTAPVT
- a CDS encoding ethanolamine ammonia-lyase subunit EutB, encoding MYAAIVGGERHVFDSLAQLLAHATPARSGDRLAGLAAPTAETRVAAQFALADLPLKTFLEDLVIPYEADEVSRLIIDSHDAAAFTPIAHLTVGGFRDWLLSDTATPEVLATIAPGITPEMAAAVAKLARVQDLMVIAAKCQVVTRFRNTIGLAGRLSTRLQPNHPSDDPRGIAASILDGLLLGSGDATIGINPATDSPSHILSLLRLLDEIRQKLDIPTQSCVLTHVTTTLELMRAGAPVDLVFQSIAGTEAANRSFGIDLALLAEARDAALSLRRGTVGDNVMYFETGQGSALSANAHHGVDQQTLEARAYAVARAFQPLLVNTVVGFIGPEYLYDGKEIIRAGLEDHFCGKLLGLPMGCDVCYTNHAEADQDDMDMLLTLLTAAGVNFIMGVPGADDVMLGYQSTSFHDALAMRDLLGRRPAPEFEAWLDGQGLLDKAGHVRPRDLPERLRQLLPAA
- the eutC gene encoding ethanolamine ammonia-lyase subunit EutC is translated as MSRAKPPATPGDASASVTWSKLRTLTTARIGLARSGASLATPPLLEFRLAHARARDAVHQAADFRALTAAFAGFGMPVLTVESAAPDRPTYLMRPDLGRQLAPAARETLASHAGTADLVITVADGLSAQAIERHAAPLLGALLPALAAEHWRLAPLVLVSQGRVAIGDAVAAALGAAAVVMLIGERPGLSAPDSLGAYVTWRPTPATTDADRNCISNIRPEGVGYPDAAFKLAYLLREMRRRGLSGVGLKDESGSLGEAVLGMPIEER
- a CDS encoding ABC transporter permease; this encodes MRPTISWLILPAVLYLLVVYVVPIALTLGTPFQSSLGQGWSTLWDALTDEGVERVLMITFKVSLEVTAIAILLGYPTAYFLSRLPAERAGKYLLLVMFPLLTSLLVRTYAWIALLQDSGIVNSALMGAGVTEAPVHLMFNAFGTVVGMGQILLPYAIITMYGVMVGIKPRLILTAQVLGASPTRAFWRVFFPLSLPGLSAASLLVFIMGLGYFVTPALMGGRSQTMIGVLIQQEVFTLGDWDMAAVLSLILIVITGILLVIYSRFARLDQLVPAGS
- a CDS encoding ABC transporter ATP-binding protein, translated to MSYLRLIDVQKSYGSGAIGVRQVSLDIAAGEFVTFLGPSGSGKTTTLSMVAGFVEPTEGRIEVAGRDITHVAPEKRNIGMVFQDYSLFPHLTVEENIAFPLEMRGVPRAEITRQVGEALEMVGLAKFARRFPAQMSGGQQQRVSIARAVVYRPSILLMDEPLGALDRMLRDRMQIEIKHIQKELGITTLYVTHDQGEALTMSDRICVFNEGEIVQVGTPTEIYERPASAFVAGFVGESNFLPARVLARRNGGGGYLYDVALLEQAQIEVPSERELPASAGITAVVRPEHIRILPDHGAGTDGVALPGTIRETIYRGEICSVRVELAGGGQSVILRSPGKSPPGRDGEPVMLGWAAEDMVLLAS
- a CDS encoding ABC transporter substrate-binding protein yields the protein MTKRHRLSRRPAGTVLGLAAGALTLSLAGPATAADNEVVVASWGGSIQEVLTKVLFDPFSKETGIHVTADDTSTIGKAEAMAKSGNIAWDVFMASDQDVTQAEADHLLLPLDWKVIPKADLTPGAATDDAVASYTYGTVMTYNTKQVTKPPRSWAEWWNTETYSCRRTMRNVPVDDLEMAVMSSGVEPAKVYPVDLKLAYKQLDKIQPSIVNFWDTGAQSVQLVAEGTACLGIAWNNRVVAAIKDGQPIGFVWDGALIHHDYYTVLKGAPHAANAMKLIAYAMRPDVQAKIANAIALVPVNNQAFSQIDPAMAKNMPTQENLTHALVVDMGWWTPNMKSSYRQFSSWLTR